A single genomic interval of Patescibacteria group bacterium harbors:
- a CDS encoding NAD(+)/NADH kinase: MKKICVFIKTTKPGVRQTAKEIEKYFKERNYQVFNKINSSVLKKGLDWIMVLGGDGSILHTANKVAIQKVPLVGVNFGCKGYLCRISKEQLLKKMEELHQGNFSVDSYTRIKARITRKNKIIKEIDALNDIVVGGINRVVWLKLKIIHGNQRKLANVVGDGIIFSTQIGSTAYNLYAGGPVLFNDSFSVVACNAFFESDYFSPNTRAFVAPTSASFEVITLRSGQHLPYVVADGQRDYRLNEGDKVVISKSLMTTKLIKFKD, translated from the coding sequence ATGAAAAAAATATGCGTTTTCATTAAAACAACCAAGCCCGGCGTGCGTCAAACGGCAAAAGAAATAGAAAAATATTTCAAAGAACGGAATTATCAGGTTTTTAATAAAATAAATTCATCAGTTTTAAAAAAGGGATTAGACTGGATTATGGTTCTTGGCGGAGACGGATCAATACTTCATACGGCTAATAAAGTGGCGATTCAGAAAGTTCCCTTAGTAGGCGTTAATTTTGGCTGCAAGGGTTATCTCTGCCGCATTTCAAAAGAACAATTATTAAAAAAAATGGAAGAGCTTCATCAAGGAAATTTTTCCGTTGATTCTTATACGCGAATTAAAGCGCGGATCACCAGAAAAAATAAAATTATCAAAGAAATAGACGCGCTTAACGATATAGTGGTCGGTGGAATCAATCGGGTGGTTTGGTTAAAACTTAAAATTATTCATGGTAATCAAAGGAAATTAGCCAATGTCGTTGGCGATGGTATAATTTTTTCCACTCAAATAGGTTCAACTGCTTATAATCTTTATGCCGGCGGGCCGGTGCTTTTCAATGATTCTTTCAGCGTGGTTGCCTGCAACGCGTTCTTTGAATCTGATTATTTTTCGCCCAATACAAGAGCATTTGTCGCGCCAACCAGCGCTTCATTTGAAGTGATAACCTTGCGGAGCGGTCAGCATTTGCCTTATGTTGTGGCCGACGGACAGAGAGACTATCGTCTTAATGAAGGCGATAAAGTGGTTATTTCAAAATCATTAATGACCACAAAATTAATAAAATTCAAGGATTGA
- a CDS encoding transketolase, with amino-acid sequence MTIQNMIDKLKKLSKLIRYYILFSTTEAGSGHPTSSLSATDLMAVLFFGGFFRVNLQDPKFVNNDRFILSKGHAVPALYAVYAAAGILTETDLKKLRKFDSPLEGHPVPRFPYSEVATGSLGQGLSVGVGMAINAKYLDKLPYRTYVLLGDSEMAEGSVWEAIELASYYKLDNLIGIIDVNRLGQRGETMLGHKVNEYAKRISAFGWQTIVIDGHNLKEIEKTFKKANQIKNKPIMIIAKTIKGKGVSFLENKNGWHGKALSKEEFNKAVQELGEIDKKIKGEIQEPEKGQKSTPTPMGRGSDRSVGEFKIIEYPINTPVATRKAFGNAITRLAEKYPEIVVLDGEVGNSTYAEIFEKKFPKRFFQMFIAEQNMVGTALGLDKRGKIPFVPTFGAFLIRAFDQIRMSQYSEANLKFIGSHAGVSIGEDGPSQMALEDIAMFRTILNSVVLYPSDAISTEKLVEEMIKFKGIAYLRTTRSATPIIYKPNENFPIGGSKVLKKSEKDAVTVVAAGITLFEALKAYEILKKEGINIRIIDLYSIKPIDAATLQQAAKETKAIITVEDHFAEGGMGEAVRSIGININSLAVRKMPRSGRPEELLDFEEISAKAIIKKIREIMKV; translated from the coding sequence ATTACCATACAAAATATGATTGATAAATTAAAAAAATTATCCAAATTAATCCGCTATTATATTTTATTTTCCACCACTGAAGCCGGTTCCGGTCATCCAACTTCTTCGCTTTCGGCGACTGATTTGATGGCTGTTTTATTTTTTGGCGGATTTTTTCGTGTAAATCTTCAAGATCCTAAATTTGTCAATAATGACAGATTTATTCTTTCAAAAGGCCACGCTGTGCCGGCGCTTTACGCTGTTTATGCTGCGGCCGGAATTTTGACCGAAACTGATCTTAAAAAATTGCGTAAATTCGACAGCCCTTTAGAAGGACATCCAGTGCCGCGTTTTCCATACAGTGAAGTCGCCACCGGTTCTTTGGGTCAAGGTTTGTCAGTCGGTGTTGGTATGGCTATTAATGCTAAATATTTGGATAAATTGCCTTATCGCACTTATGTCCTTTTAGGTGACAGCGAAATGGCCGAGGGTTCGGTTTGGGAAGCCATTGAATTGGCCAGTTATTATAAACTTGATAATTTAATCGGTATTATTGACGTGAATCGCTTGGGACAAAGAGGTGAGACAATGCTCGGTCATAAAGTTAACGAATATGCCAAGCGAATTTCGGCTTTTGGTTGGCAGACAATTGTTATTGACGGACATAATTTAAAAGAAATTGAAAAAACTTTTAAAAAAGCCAATCAAATTAAAAATAAACCGATAATGATAATTGCCAAAACCATCAAGGGTAAAGGAGTTTCTTTTTTGGAAAATAAAAACGGTTGGCACGGGAAAGCGCTTTCAAAAGAAGAGTTTAATAAAGCTGTGCAAGAATTAGGAGAAATTGATAAAAAAATAAAGGGAGAAATTCAAGAACCAGAGAAAGGGCAAAAATCAACCCCGACGCCAATGGGTCGGGGCTCCGACCGAAGCGTCGGAGAATTTAAAATTATAGAGTATCCAATAAATACTCCGGTCGCAACACGCAAGGCTTTTGGCAATGCCATAACCCGTTTGGCTGAAAAATATCCGGAAATAGTTGTTTTGGACGGCGAAGTTGGAAATTCAACTTACGCGGAAATTTTTGAAAAAAAATTTCCAAAAAGATTTTTTCAGATGTTTATTGCCGAACAAAATATGGTTGGTACGGCGCTGGGATTGGACAAGCGCGGAAAAATTCCTTTTGTCCCGACTTTTGGCGCTTTTTTAATCAGAGCTTTTGATCAAATCAGAATGTCGCAATATTCAGAAGCTAATCTTAAATTTATCGGTTCGCACGCCGGCGTTTCCATTGGTGAAGACGGACCGTCGCAGATGGCGCTTGAAGATATTGCCATGTTTAGAACGATTTTAAACAGCGTAGTTTTATATCCGTCTGACGCGATTAGTACGGAAAAATTGGTTGAAGAAATGATAAAATTCAAAGGAATAGCTTATCTTCGCACCACGCGTTCGGCCACACCGATAATTTATAAACCAAATGAAAATTTTCCCATTGGCGGAAGCAAGGTTTTGAAGAAAAGCGAAAAAGATGCGGTGACCGTAGTCGCGGCCGGTATTACTCTTTTTGAAGCGTTAAAAGCTTATGAAATATTAAAAAAAGAGGGGATTAATATCAGAATAATTGACCTTTACAGTATCAAACCGATTGACGCAGCCACTTTGCAACAAGCGGCTAAAGAAACAAAAGCCATTATTACGGTTGAAGATCATTTTGCCGAAGGCGGAATGGGCGAAGCCGTGCGCAGTATTGGTATAAATATTAATTCATTAGCGGTGAGAAAAATGCCACGCAGCGGTAGGCCGGAAGAATTATTGGATTTTGAAGAAATTTCCGCCAAGGCGATTATTAAAAAAATCAGAGAAATTATGAAAGTTTAA
- the pnuC gene encoding nicotinamide riboside transporter PnuC has product MHNFLNINNIFFTFIGYQMSYLEFFGTIFNLWCVYLAAKNKILTWPIGIAGIILYLFLFYQIQLYSDFFEQIYFLITSFYGWFLWRKIMLKNKSGESKQLQISYNVLKNNIIVISLIILGTALTGYFMQHIHLYFPKIFPVQASFPFLDALTTVMSFIAQFLMAKRKIECWYLWILVDIIGIGLYYIKGVKFISLEYLIFLCLAIKGLVDWQKQYHNQIIKGKI; this is encoded by the coding sequence ATGCATAATTTTTTAAACATTAACAATATATTCTTCACATTTATCGGTTATCAGATGAGTTATTTGGAATTTTTCGGCACTATTTTTAATTTATGGTGCGTTTATTTGGCGGCTAAAAATAAAATTTTAACTTGGCCTATCGGTATCGCGGGAATCATACTTTATCTTTTCCTTTTTTATCAAATTCAACTGTATTCTGATTTTTTTGAACAAATCTACTTTTTAATTACAAGTTTTTACGGATGGTTTTTATGGCGAAAAATCATGTTAAAAAATAAGTCAGGCGAATCCAAACAACTGCAAATCAGCTATAATGTTCTTAAAAATAATATCATTGTTATAAGTTTAATAATTTTAGGAACAGCGTTAACTGGTTATTTCATGCAACACATACATCTTTATTTTCCCAAGATTTTCCCCGTGCAAGCATCATTTCCATTTTTAGATGCACTTACAACCGTAATGAGTTTTATTGCTCAATTTTTAATGGCAAAAAGAAAAATAGAATGTTGGTATCTTTGGATATTGGTGGATATCATCGGCATTGGCCTTTATTATATCAAAGGCGTTAAATTTATTTCTTTGGAATATTTAATATTTCTTTGCCTGGCAATAAAAGGATTGGTTGATTGGCAAAAACAATATCATAATCAAATAATCAAGGGAAAAATATGA
- the pncB gene encoding nicotinate phosphoribosyltransferase, protein MEHIINSLLDLDYYKLTMAQVSWKYYPEVPVQYSFINRTARVNLSDYISLEVLKSEFDHVKTLKYLPEEIDYLRGLKIFEEGFLNFLNGVRLDGISFRTQPKFEIEVEGNWSERIFWETIKLCIVTELYNRVLVKRSGMSMEEVWREGERRLDEKIRIIQKHPEIKFIDFGTRRRFSRDWHDYAARKLKNELSPEQFLGVSNVYLAKKYGLASKGTYAHEKDMILYGVFYDSKDPVRESHNRVMEIWWETYGKGLSIALSDTYGSDFFLENFTLEQAQNWNGLRQDSGDPFRWGEKVFDFYLKKTINPTTKTVIFSDGLDITMMLKLSGYFRNCFNVLFGWGTNLTNDCGFEALSLVSKPTYSCGHPVIKLSDNIAKATGDLKEIERVKRILSYTNDFNETCVY, encoded by the coding sequence ATGGAACATATTATTAATTCATTGTTGGACCTGGATTATTACAAATTGACCATGGCCCAAGTATCTTGGAAATATTATCCTGAAGTTCCGGTACAGTATAGTTTTATAAATCGCACCGCTCGTGTGAATTTATCCGATTATATTTCCCTTGAAGTTTTAAAGTCGGAGTTTGACCATGTTAAAACGCTCAAATATCTTCCTGAAGAAATTGATTATCTGCGCGGTTTGAAAATTTTCGAAGAAGGTTTTTTAAATTTCTTAAACGGCGTAAGGTTGGACGGTATTTCTTTTCGCACTCAACCGAAATTTGAAATTGAAGTGGAAGGTAATTGGAGTGAACGAATTTTTTGGGAAACCATAAAATTATGCATCGTTACAGAGTTGTATAATCGGGTTTTAGTAAAACGATCCGGCATGTCCATGGAAGAAGTTTGGAGAGAAGGAGAAAGGCGATTGGATGAGAAAATTAGAATTATTCAAAAACATCCGGAAATTAAATTTATAGATTTCGGCACTCGGCGCAGATTCAGCAGAGATTGGCATGATTATGCTGCAAGGAAATTAAAAAATGAATTATCGCCGGAACAGTTTTTGGGAGTATCAAATGTTTACCTTGCCAAAAAATACGGTTTAGCCTCAAAAGGCACTTATGCTCATGAAAAAGACATGATTCTTTACGGAGTTTTCTATGACAGTAAAGATCCTGTCCGCGAGTCGCATAACAGGGTTATGGAAATATGGTGGGAAACATACGGTAAGGGATTATCAATTGCTTTGTCTGATACTTATGGCAGCGATTTCTTTCTTGAAAATTTTACATTAGAACAGGCTCAAAATTGGAATGGATTACGTCAAGATTCAGGTGATCCTTTTAGATGGGGCGAGAAAGTATTTGATTTTTATCTTAAAAAAACCATTAACCCCACCACTAAAACAGTTATTTTCAGTGACGGATTGGACATTACAATGATGTTGAAATTATCAGGATATTTTCGGAATTGCTTCAATGTTTTGTTCGGTTGGGGTACGAATCTGACAAATGATTGCGGTTTTGAGGCGCTTTCCTTGGTTTCAAAGCCAACGTATTCTTGCGGTCACCCGGTAATTAAATTGAGTGATAATATCGCCAAAGCTACCGGAGATCTCAAAGAAATCGAAAGAGTTAAACGTATTCTCAGTTATACCAACGACTTTAACGAAACCTGTGTGTATTAA
- a CDS encoding NUDIX domain-containing protein: protein MKNKNKIARWQEKPEKPQIAVDTVIFNIINNDLKILLIKRGSKTFKNMWAIPGGRVNKNEPLEEAAKRELEEETGVKDVYLEQLYTFGDPKRDPRGRVISVAYFALIGEEPRLRADTDAIDTDWFSVKKLPPLAFDHKKIVNYALKRLSWKLEYTNIGRNLLPKVFTLSELREVYEIILGKKIDKRNFQKKILSLNLIKPVHQLKKNVSYRPPKLWKFITGQNVILEKRGLNF, encoded by the coding sequence ATGAAAAACAAAAATAAAATTGCCCGTTGGCAAGAAAAACCGGAGAAACCGCAAATAGCGGTGGATACAGTTATTTTTAATATCATTAATAATGATTTAAAAATTCTGTTAATCAAACGTGGATCGAAAACATTTAAAAATATGTGGGCCATACCCGGCGGCCGAGTTAATAAAAATGAACCGTTAGAGGAAGCGGCAAAAAGAGAGTTAGAAGAAGAAACCGGAGTGAAAGATGTTTATTTGGAACAGCTTTATACCTTCGGCGACCCTAAAAGAGATCCGAGAGGCAGGGTCATTTCTGTGGCTTATTTCGCTTTAATCGGCGAAGAACCGCGATTGAGGGCTGACACGGACGCTATAGACACAGACTGGTTTAGTGTTAAGAAATTGCCCCCATTGGCCTTTGACCATAAAAAAATTGTTAATTATGCTTTAAAACGTTTATCTTGGAAATTGGAATACACCAATATAGGCCGCAATCTTTTACCGAAAGTTTTTACTCTTTCGGAGTTAAGAGAAGTCTATGAAATTATTTTAGGCAAGAAAATTGATAAAAGAAATTTTCAGAAAAAAATATTATCCTTAAATCTCATTAAACCGGTGCATCAGTTAAAGAAAAATGTTTCTTACCGGCCGCCCAAGCTTTGGAAATTCATAACCGGTCAAAATGTGATCTTAGAAAAACGGGGATTGAATTTTTAA
- a CDS encoding ribulose-phosphate 3-epimerase, whose product MKENKKRIRAQIIPAVLEKDFKEVEEKINICRGIFKLIQIDIGDNIFVKNKTWQNASDLKNFNVQMNFEVHLMVENPRLVVKKWFFKKIKRIIFHLEADKNPKQILKLIKQKGFQAGLAINPRTSLEKLKNIPPELLDEVLFMGVEPGFSGQKFEKSILKKIKSFHKMFPKVKIGVDGGVNPKTASLLEKSGANYLFVGSYFWKNLKKYPGQEKKKIKELVRLF is encoded by the coding sequence ATGAAAGAAAATAAAAAGAGAATAAGGGCGCAAATTATTCCCGCTGTTTTGGAGAAAGATTTTAAAGAAGTTGAAGAAAAAATAAATATTTGCCGAGGAATATTCAAATTGATTCAAATTGATATTGGCGACAATATTTTTGTTAAAAATAAAACTTGGCAAAACGCTTCAGATCTTAAAAATTTTAATGTTCAAATGAATTTTGAGGTTCATTTGATGGTTGAAAATCCAAGGTTGGTTGTTAAAAAATGGTTTTTCAAAAAAATAAAAAGGATTATCTTTCATCTTGAAGCTGATAAAAATCCAAAACAAATTTTAAAATTGATCAAGCAAAAAGGTTTCCAAGCCGGATTGGCCATTAATCCAAGAACATCTTTAGAAAAATTAAAAAATATTCCGCCTGAATTGTTGGATGAAGTGCTTTTTATGGGCGTGGAACCGGGGTTTAGCGGGCAAAAATTCGAAAAATCAATTTTGAAAAAAATTAAATCTTTCCACAAAATGTTTCCGAAAGTAAAAATAGGCGTTGACGGCGGCGTAAATCCAAAAACAGCGTCATTGCTTGAAAAATCAGGCGCAAATTATTTATTTGTCGGTTCTTATTTCTGGAAAAATTTAAAGAAATATCCTGGTCAAGAAAAGAAAAAAATAAAAGAGTTAGTGAGACTCTTTTAA
- a CDS encoding radical SAM protein yields MRIQTYSVLIGNRKCNARCPYCVSKMTPAQGVDSKKSKINWRNFNIGCQFAQNNEVSTILLTGKGEPLLFPKEITAFLKHLKPYKFPFIELQTNGILIFQKRNLYKKYLKEWYQLGLTTIAISIVHYKDEKNKIIYQPEGSYMKLVDLIKIIHSAGLSVRFSCTMLKNFIDSPTEVKKLVNFAKENKVEQISTRSLEKPIKSENKEISQWVAKHQINETQLRNYLKNNAVEVMKLVHGATVYDLDGQNICLTNALTLDPSSEELRQLIFFPDGHLRYDWQYPGANLI; encoded by the coding sequence ATGCGAATTCAAACTTACAGCGTTTTAATAGGAAATCGTAAATGCAATGCTCGTTGTCCTTATTGTGTTTCCAAAATGACGCCGGCGCAAGGAGTTGATTCTAAAAAATCAAAAATAAATTGGAGAAATTTCAATATTGGCTGTCAATTTGCTCAAAATAACGAGGTTTCCACCATTTTGCTTACCGGCAAAGGAGAACCGCTTTTATTTCCAAAAGAAATTACAGCTTTTTTGAAACACCTTAAACCTTACAAATTTCCTTTTATAGAGCTTCAAACTAACGGCATCCTCATTTTCCAAAAAAGAAATTTATACAAAAAATATCTGAAAGAATGGTATCAGCTTGGTTTAACAACTATTGCTATTTCCATAGTTCATTATAAAGATGAAAAAAATAAAATAATTTATCAGCCAGAAGGTTCTTATATGAAATTGGTTGATTTAATAAAAATTATTCATTCAGCAGGACTTTCAGTAAGATTTTCCTGTACGATGTTAAAAAATTTTATAGACAGCCCAACAGAAGTTAAAAAATTAGTTAATTTCGCCAAAGAAAACAAAGTGGAACAAATATCCACAAGGTCGCTGGAAAAACCGATTAAAAGTGAAAATAAGGAAATTTCTCAATGGGTTGCCAAACATCAGATAAATGAAACCCAACTTAGAAATTATCTTAAGAATAATGCCGTTGAAGTGATGAAGCTGGTTCACGGGGCTACTGTTTATGATTTAGACGGTCAAAATATTTGTTTAACCAATGCTCTAACTTTAGATCCATCTTCAGAGGAACTTAGACAATTAATATTTTTTCCGGACGGTCATTTAAGATATGACTGGCAATATCCGGGGGCTAACTTAATTTAA
- a CDS encoding cysteine hydrolase translates to MKGKIIRINLIVDGIIGFLEEGPLFSPRTRIIIPHIDEYLKKEWTEERRHNQETIFVGDAHGKNDLENKIFGVHCQKGSKEAQIIQELRWCAENSYSSVYTKKSHSALFETGLLDHLQAYHPFNAPVPENMEIVIMGAWTDVCVLHTIIDLVRYGYNKIIVSKDCVETGDLPWHPGDEVQKWALVYIEKVLGAKVVDHLD, encoded by the coding sequence ATGAAAGGAAAGATTATCAGGATAAATTTGATAGTGGATGGGATTATTGGTTTTCTTGAAGAAGGTCCGCTTTTCAGTCCGAGAACCAGAATAATTATTCCGCACATTGATGAGTATTTAAAAAAGGAATGGACCGAAGAGAGAAGACATAATCAAGAAACCATTTTTGTCGGAGATGCGCATGGTAAGAATGATCTGGAAAACAAAATATTCGGTGTTCATTGTCAAAAGGGAAGCAAGGAAGCTCAAATTATTCAAGAATTGCGTTGGTGCGCGGAAAATAGTTATAGCTCGGTTTATACTAAAAAAAGTCACAGCGCGCTTTTTGAAACAGGTTTATTGGATCATCTACAGGCGTATCATCCGTTTAACGCTCCGGTTCCGGAGAATATGGAAATAGTAATTATGGGAGCTTGGACTGACGTTTGTGTTTTGCACACAATAATTGACCTTGTGAGATACGGTTATAATAAAATTATTGTATCAAAGGATTGTGTGGAAACCGGCGATTTACCTTGGCATCCGGGCGATGAAGTGCAAAAATGGGCGCTGGTTTATATAGAAAAAGTATTGGGCGCGAAAGTAGTAGACCATTTGGATTAA
- a CDS encoding AAA family ATPase: MKNNIAGKKIGSGLVFGKFMPLHEGHVYLLNFALKSCNKLTILVCSLKDEPIPGEIRFLWVKQLFPNANVIHHYADIPQEPKEDPDFWNIWKESIKKHCPGEEFDALFGSEDYGWKMAETMGIEYIPVNRQRDLVPISGTTIRKNPIKYWRFLPEITRPYFVKKVCIVGPESTGKTTLVKKLAKKYKTVFVDEYARQLLDEYVKHAGYKEGEVRYKDIFNIARGQIATEDSQVKRANKILFCDTDLNTTVFWSNFYFKKCPQWIKKEAENRIYDLYLLLDIDVPWVKDPQRPIPKINERKKYLKWWQEELKKQKRPYIIIKGNWEERLKLANQSINKLFVNSK, from the coding sequence ATGAAAAATAATATCGCCGGTAAAAAAATAGGGAGCGGCCTGGTTTTCGGGAAATTCATGCCTCTGCACGAAGGTCATGTTTATTTATTGAATTTTGCCCTTAAATCATGCAATAAATTAACCATACTTGTCTGTTCGTTAAAAGACGAACCTATTCCGGGAGAGATAAGATTTTTATGGGTAAAACAATTATTTCCCAACGCAAACGTTATTCATCATTATGCCGATATTCCGCAAGAGCCAAAAGAGGATCCTGATTTTTGGAATATTTGGAAAGAAAGTATCAAGAAACATTGCCCGGGAGAGGAATTCGACGCCTTGTTCGGTTCAGAAGATTATGGCTGGAAAATGGCCGAGACAATGGGAATTGAATATATTCCGGTAAATCGTCAAAGAGATTTGGTGCCGATTTCGGGCACAACCATAAGAAAAAATCCGATAAAATATTGGAGATTTCTGCCTGAAATAACAAGACCTTATTTTGTAAAAAAAGTATGCATTGTTGGTCCGGAATCTACGGGAAAAACAACGCTTGTTAAAAAATTGGCAAAAAAATATAAAACTGTTTTTGTGGATGAATATGCCCGTCAATTATTGGATGAATATGTCAAGCATGCCGGTTATAAAGAAGGGGAGGTTCGTTATAAAGATATTTTCAATATTGCTCGCGGACAAATAGCAACGGAAGATTCTCAAGTTAAAAGAGCGAATAAAATACTTTTTTGCGACACGGATTTGAATACAACTGTTTTTTGGTCAAATTTTTATTTTAAAAAATGTCCTCAATGGATCAAGAAAGAAGCTGAAAATAGAATTTATGACCTTTATTTATTGCTCGATATTGATGTTCCATGGGTAAAGGATCCTCAAAGGCCGATACCAAAAATAAACGAACGCAAGAAATACTTGAAATGGTGGCAAGAAGAATTAAAAAAACAAAAAAGACCGTACATTATAATTAAAGGAAACTGGGAAGAGAGACTTAAATTGGCCAATCAATCCATAAATAAATTATTTGTTAATTCTAAATAA
- a CDS encoding aromatic amino acid transport family protein yields MKRKYRFIKALACFAGTIIGVGFFCLPYVARQAGFFVVVAYFILMSGIVIVIHSLLGEVTCDTHRVARIPGYAEEYLGKRAKKISFTVSLLSLTGALLAYLIMGGEFLYLLLSPLIGGAVIYYVLAYFILGSIIIYRDRCAMVPIQLILGVVFVLILLFFFFRGLPYVHLKNLVTFDYRLLTMPYGVVLFSLWGITLVPEAKEIVDRNRKKLFKVIGFGVIIAAICYLLFIFTILGVSGAETTNDAILGFSKIIDPRLIYLGFFLGLITTFTSFISIGTTLKKIFWYDLKLSKKKSWAFACFIPLALYLLGFKNCIDVIGLTGGIFLGLEGIIVILIYQHFVKKRFQYRIPFFTYLLIILLLLGMVSEIAYLFIR; encoded by the coding sequence ATGAAAAGAAAATACAGATTCATTAAAGCATTGGCATGTTTTGCCGGAACCATTATCGGAGTCGGATTTTTTTGTTTGCCTTATGTGGCGCGACAAGCGGGATTTTTTGTCGTTGTCGCGTATTTTATTTTAATGTCCGGCATAGTTATTGTCATTCATTCTCTCTTGGGTGAAGTGACTTGCGACACCCATAGAGTTGCCAGAATTCCCGGTTACGCCGAAGAATATCTCGGCAAAAGAGCAAAAAAAATAAGCTTTACGGTTTCTTTACTCAGTTTAACCGGAGCGCTCTTGGCTTATCTTATTATGGGTGGAGAGTTTTTGTATTTATTATTATCGCCATTGATCGGGGGCGCTGTTATTTATTATGTCTTGGCTTATTTTATTTTGGGATCAATTATAATTTATCGCGATCGGTGCGCTATGGTGCCGATTCAATTGATTTTAGGAGTTGTTTTTGTATTGATACTTTTATTTTTCTTTTTCAGAGGCCTACCCTATGTTCATTTGAAGAATTTAGTCACCTTTGATTATCGTCTTTTAACAATGCCTTACGGAGTAGTATTGTTTTCTCTTTGGGGCATTACTTTGGTGCCGGAAGCCAAGGAAATCGTGGATCGAAACCGCAAAAAACTTTTTAAAGTAATCGGTTTTGGCGTTATTATTGCCGCCATTTGCTATCTGCTTTTTATTTTTACTATTTTGGGCGTCAGCGGTGCAGAAACAACCAATGACGCTATTTTGGGATTTAGTAAAATTATTGATCCCAGATTGATTTATTTGGGTTTCTTTTTGGGATTAATCACCACTTTTACTTCTTTTATCAGCATCGGGACGACTTTGAAGAAAATTTTTTGGTATGATTTGAAATTATCCAAAAAGAAATCTTGGGCTTTTGCTTGTTTTATTCCTCTTGCCTTGTATTTATTGGGTTTTAAAAATTGCATTGATGTTATCGGTCTGACCGGCGGGATTTTTTTGGGGCTGGAAGGAATTATTGTCATTCTAATTTATCAGCATTTTGTTAAAAAAAGATTTCAATATCGCATACCGTTTTTCACTTATCTTTTGATAATTTTGCTTTTATTGGGCATGGTTTCGGAAATCGCTTATTTATTTATCCGTTAA
- the fmt gene encoding methionyl-tRNA formyltransferase: protein MNSQNKIIFWGTPEFGAIVLDLLSQTEFKPIKVITESDKPVGRKQILTAPPVKELALKYDIPVLQPDKILDSKFQILNSKPDLFIVAAYGKFLPKEILDIPKYGCLNIHPSLLPLYRGATPIQTAILNGDKTTGVSIILMDEKMDHGPIVAQQQLGSPIANYQLPKLSKELAELGAKLLIETLPKWMAGEIKPNIQDETKVTFTRQIKKEDGLIDWSSPAKKIEKMLRAYYPWPGIFTNFDNKKLKIIKADFLETQDNKKSGTVFLTTDKQLAVVCGENALILKEIQLEGKKVMNSKEFLNGYPRIIDSILN, encoded by the coding sequence ATGAACAGTCAAAATAAAATTATTTTTTGGGGTACGCCTGAATTTGGGGCTATTGTTTTAGATTTACTGAGCCAAACTGAATTTAAACCAATCAAAGTTATCACTGAATCAGATAAACCAGTGGGCAGAAAACAAATTTTAACCGCTCCACCAGTAAAAGAATTAGCTCTCAAATATGACATTCCCGTTCTTCAACCTGACAAAATTCTAGATTCTAAATTCCAAATTCTAAATTCTAAACCGGATCTTTTTATCGTCGCCGCTTATGGAAAATTTTTGCCAAAAGAAATATTGGATATTCCGAAATACGGTTGTCTTAATATTCATCCTTCATTATTGCCTCTTTATCGCGGCGCCACTCCTATTCAAACCGCCATTTTAAACGGTGACAAAACAACCGGAGTCAGTATTATTTTAATGGACGAAAAAATGGATCACGGACCAATTGTCGCGCAACAACAATTGGGATCGCCAATTGCCAATTATCAATTACCAAAATTATCAAAAGAACTGGCGGAACTGGGAGCAAAACTTTTAATAGAAACCTTGCCAAAATGGATGGCAGGAGAAATTAAACCAAACATTCAAGACGAAACCAAAGTAACTTTTACGCGACAAATCAAGAAAGAGGACGGATTGATTGATTGGTCTTCTCCGGCGAAAAAAATTGAAAAAATGTTGCGAGCTTATTATCCTTGGCCTGGAATTTTTACCAATTTTGACAATAAAAAATTAAAAATCATTAAAGCGGATTTTTTGGAAACTCAAGATAATAAAAAATCCGGAACAGTATTTCTAACAACAGACAAACAACTAGCAGTAGTTTGCGGCGAAAATGCTTTAATTTTGAAAGAAATTCAATTAGAAGGGAAAAAGGTTATGAATAGTAAAGAATTCCTTAATGGATACCCGCGGATAATTGATTCTATTTTGAATTAA